CATTAATGTTTTAACCAGCTTCAAAATTTGCCATACAGAAAATCGACAAGTTAGAATTCTCTGGGCAATCTTAGGTGTAGCAGCGAATTTAGCTGTGTTGGGATTATTTAAGTATGGTGCTTTACTCACCAACCTATTTACTAACCTTCTCAATATTAATCCCACTCCAGAAGATGCTCTCATACAAACCCTTTTACATCTGCCTCTCCCCATTGGCATCTCCTTTTACACTTTTCAAGGTATTAGTTTAGTTATCGATGTCCTGCGTCAGCAAGATAGTGAATGGGAAGTGAGAAAATATGAAGAGAAATTTTTTGTCCATCTCACCCCCATCCGTTATTTACTCAATACGTCTTTTTTTCTGTCCTTCTTCCCTCAACTGGTTGCCGGGCCAATTGTGAGAGCCAATGATTTTTATCCGCAAATTGCGAGAAAATATTTTCAGGATATCCCTTGGGAATTGGTTTTTCGTTCCCTGGTGTCTGGATATTTCCTAAAAATGGTAATTGCAGACAACTTAAAGGACTATACATTCTGGATTACCTATCCCTATTATCAAAGCCAAGGAACTCTCACTAACTTGGTTTTACTTTTTGGCTACTCCATGCAAATTTTCGCGGATTTTGCCGGATATTCCTTAATTGCCATCGGTTTAGCTGCATCTTTTGGATATACGCTGCCACAGAATTTTAATTTTCCCTACATTTCCCGTTCGATTGCTGAATTTTGGAGACGGTGGCATATCTCTTTATCAACCTGGTTAAAATATTATTTGTATATTCCTCTAGGAGGAAATCGCAAGGGCAATATCAGAACATATATTAACTTGATGATTGTCATGACTTTGGGCGGATTATGGCATGGAGCAGCTTGGAGCTATGCTGTATGGGGGATGTTTCATGGCATGGGGTTAGCGGTAGAACGCTTTTTCAGCTCCAATCACCTGTTTCCCTCTCCAGAGAATGAACGTCCACAATGGCAACAGGTTTTACTTGATAGTATTCGCATATTGGGGGTCTTTATCTTTGTTACCCTGGGTTGGCTACTTTTTAAACTTCCTGAGTTTAGCCAAGCAGTAAATTTTATCACTACTCTGGTCAATAATATCTCAGTAAAACCAGTGCTGATTCGGATTATTCCTGTTGTGATTTTCTCCACTCCAATCATCCTGTACCATCTACCTCACTTTCCAGCATTTAGCCATAGATGGGAGGAATCAATCAGTTCTCGCACAGGTAAAATGACAGAATTACTGAGTTTTACTCTAATGCTGGTTATGATTATTCTCAATAAAGGAAGCTCTAATGCGTTTATCTACTTTCAATTCTAAGGTAATAAAGATAATAAAAATGAACTTTGTTGTGCAGTCATTAGTTTTGTGCTGCACACTGATAATTGGATATCAAGCCTTGATTTTTGCTGGTTTAATTCCTCCGAGTAAAGGAATTCATCAAGCACAAGCCAATATGATCAATGCTGAAAAATATGTCTATAAACAGTCTGTAAATACTCAAATGGTAATGGTAGGCAGTTCTCTGACAGCTACCCTGAAGGAAGAGCTTATGGGTTCTAATGTTCTGAATTTGGCGATGCGGGGAGGGTGTACTCAAACGGGTTTAGAAATTGTTAATAAAAAGTCATCACCGCCCAAAATATTACTGGTAGAAATGAATGAAACAATTCAAAGAGAAATGGATCGAGAATTAATTGATTCTCTATATAATCCTTTTCTCTATTTTCTGCGTATGAATTTCCCGATGTTTCGACAAGAATACCGACCAGTGAGTGCTTTTGTATACGCTTTAAAACAGTGGTCACAAGGAAATAGGCAATCAGGACAATCAACAGATTCACCTTTAAGAGAAGCACAAATACAACGAGTTAAGGCTCAATGGGCAATGCCGTTATCTGATGAAACAAAAGAGTTGATTGTTGAACAGGCAAAAGTGATTCAACATCAGTTGTCAGATGTTAGCTCTAATGGTTCCCGGATTATCTTGTTCAATATGCCTGGAGAACCTGGATTAGATAATACCGTTCAGAAGCAACAAGTTCGAGAGCTAATGAAAGAGTTGTTTCCAAGCGAGCGCTTTGAATGGTTATCCAATCCTCAGAGAAGTTGGAAAACGAGCGATGGAGTACATTTAACGACTGACGATGCCCAAGAGTATGCACTTTTTTTGAAACAACAATTACTCGATCCGATCTCAGGTTAAACCGCGAACTCAAGATAATCGTTTTTGTGGGTTATGAATAAAAAGTTAGTGCGATTTTTAGGCTTATTCTGCATGGCTTGTATTGCCTGGAGCTGTATGAGTCATTGGGGTTATTCTTCCCAAGGAGACTACTCTTCAGCTTGTAGGACACTCCAGGTTACCCGTTATCCAGCGCTGACTCCAGTTCCTGAAAATGGCGATGAGCATTATCGCGATCAAGTCTACCTGAATGGGGTATGGGATTTTCAACCGGCGATCGCTACCTCTACCACTCCCCCCCAAAGTCATTGGGGCAAAATTCGCGTTCCCGGTGACTGGAGACGGGAAAATGCCAAATCATACCCAGGTGTCCTTTCCCGTGGTACTGGCGACCCTTGGAAGGGGTTTAACGGAGAAACTTTAGCCCAAGCTTGGTATCAAAAACAGGTCAGTATTCCTCCTGAGTGGGAAGGGCGCAGAATCCTACTCAGTTTGGAACGGGTTAGCACGGATGCCAATTTATATATTAATAACCAAGTTTGTGGTGAAGTCAATTGGCCCTATGGGGCTGTAGATATTACTTCAGTAGTTCATCCTGGACAAGAGAATAATCTGAGTTTTTTAATTCGTTCCATTCCCGATCGCGAGGATAAAGCTGTAATTATGGGGCCGAATGAGATTTATACTACTGAAGCCAAATTAGCCTCTCGCGGTTTGATTGGGGAGGTGCGATTATTAAGTATTCCCCAAGGTGCATGGATTAGTGATGTCTTTGTACAACCTTCAACCCGAAAACAACAAATAAAAGTTGATGTTGAACTCACGGATATTACCCAAACAAGTTCGGTGGAAATAACAGCCAAAATGCTCGATGAACAGGGTAAAGTTGAACAGGAATTTACAGCGATAAAACCAGTTCAAGCACAAGCGCTCCAAACTCTAAATTTAGTCTGGGATTGGCAAAATCCTCGATTATGGGATGTGGATCGGCCAAATTTATATACTCTCCGGTTACAAGTGAAGGGAAAAGGAATTGAAGATACTTATGACCAATCATTTGGCTTTCGAGAATTCTGGATTGAAGGGAAAAATTTCTACTTAAACGGAACAGAAATACGGCTGCGCCCCGTGTACCATGAAGATATGTGGAAACCTTGGACAATCGGTATCCCTGAAGTTATGGATCGTATGATTGAAGAGTATCAGTGGGCAGGATATAATATAACCGAACTCTGGCCCTGGAATCATGATGAACGGGGACGATGGCATTTTCGAGAGTTGTTTGCTGAACGGGCTGATTTAAAGGGATTTCCAATTATGGCTCCTGTGCTTTCCATCAGTCAATTATCAAGATCGGGAGATTGGAATAAAGCGCATATTAGGCAAGTTTGGGAAACACGAATGGTGAATGAATTACGTCGTTATCGTAATCATCCATCAATTATGATGTGGGTAACAAATCCTAACTATTTCGGCCACAATGACGACCAAAATCCTCGAAGAATTGGTTTTAAATTAGTCGGAGAAAAGCTCAGTAAATTGTCAAATAAGCGTTTCCAACGATTATCGCCAGTCGGTGAAGAAGTGGCAAAAATAATTAAAAAATATGACCCTATTCACTCGGTGGTATTTCATCAAGGTGCATCTGTTGGAGAAGTCTATACCCTCAATTCTTATTTAGGGATGATTCCACTACAAGAGAGAGAACAATGGCTTTCTAGTTGGTCAGAACAAGGCGATATGCCTTACATGGTTGTTGAATTGGGTACCCCTTTACACACAACCATGATGAGAGGGAGAGATGGGTTTGGAAATGCTGTCCGTAGCGAACCTTTGATGACTGAATTTAGTGCTATTTATTTGGGAAAAGAAGCATACAAATTAGAGTCA
The genomic region above belongs to Roseofilum reptotaenium CS-1145 and contains:
- a CDS encoding MBOAT family O-acyltransferase yields the protein MLFTSFTFLVFVLITFILYYLPIFKGIQVPILVIASFIFYAWSFPALLLLLIVSIGINVLTSFKICHTENRQVRILWAILGVAANLAVLGLFKYGALLTNLFTNLLNINPTPEDALIQTLLHLPLPIGISFYTFQGISLVIDVLRQQDSEWEVRKYEEKFFVHLTPIRYLLNTSFFLSFFPQLVAGPIVRANDFYPQIARKYFQDIPWELVFRSLVSGYFLKMVIADNLKDYTFWITYPYYQSQGTLTNLVLLFGYSMQIFADFAGYSLIAIGLAASFGYTLPQNFNFPYISRSIAEFWRRWHISLSTWLKYYLYIPLGGNRKGNIRTYINLMIVMTLGGLWHGAAWSYAVWGMFHGMGLAVERFFSSNHLFPSPENERPQWQQVLLDSIRILGVFIFVTLGWLLFKLPEFSQAVNFITTLVNNISVKPVLIRIIPVVIFSTPIILYHLPHFPAFSHRWEESISSRTGKMTELLSFTLMLVMIILNKGSSNAFIYFQF